Genomic window (Streptomyces sp. TG1A-60):
GGCACGCTCGTGGTCTTCGGCAGTCAGCTCGTCCACGGCACCGAACCTGTCCTCGCCAGCCGCGTTCGCAAGTTCCTCACGCTCTTCGTCTCCGAGTAGGAGGCTTCCCCGCCATGACTGGCCCCCGCGGCCCGCCCCGCAGCCGCACCCCCAACCCACGGCCCCGACCAGAGGAGAGAGCGAGCAGTGGCAGAAGACAAGACATTCGACGAGTTCCTGGAGGCAGTCGCGTCCCTGCGCGACAGCGATCCCGTGCGCACCACCGCGCACACCTCCAACGCGGCCACCGAGACCTGGCTGGCGACGGTGCAGCCCGCCACCGCTGAGCCCACCACCGAGTCCTGACCCGCCACGGGGCCGGGCCCGACCCGGTCCGGCCCCGTTCCACCCCTGGAGCCCCAGATGAGCGCTCTCTCCCCGGAAGCCCTGGTCGCCCTCGGTGGCATCGCTGACCATCAGCGCCTACGGACCAGCCGTATCACCTCCGTGCTCGCCAACTGCCTCGGCTCTTCCGCCCTCGACTACGCCGTGGCCCACCATCTACTTGAAGGCGCCGAACACGCGGCGCGCGCCCGGGACGCGAACCGCCTCGCCTGGTACCGCTGTACGACGGTGGGAGACCTGACCCACCTGTCGGCCGGCCCGCACATCGTGCTCAACCCGCGCACCGCGGACCTGCTCCGCTCGGAGATCTCCGAAACCGCGTACTACCTCGTCGGCCCTGACACCAGCCCCGCCCCACCCGAGGCCCTTGGCCTCGTTCGTGCCGCCATCGCCTCCGCGACCGAGCACGGATTCGGGATCCTGCTCACCCAGCAGGCCGCCGTCATCTGCCTGCTCAACCGTCGCCGACTCGACGAGACCCTCCACAGCTGGGCCCTCACCCGCCTCCCGGGCACCGTCTTCACCGACTACACCGCCCACCCCGAGGTCCTGGCCCGCGACCTGATCCACGAGGCCGCCCACAACTGGCTCAACGACGCCCTCGCAGCACACGACGTGCGCCTCCCTACGGACGTCACCTTCTTCTCGCCCTGGCGAGGCACTGACCGTCCCGTCTTCGGATTCCTCCACGCGTGTTGGGCGTTCGCCCTCACCGTGCTCTACGCACGAGAGGCGCGGCGCAGCGCCACGGGCGCCGTCGCACGCTTCCTCGACACCCACCTGCGCCACCAAGCGGTTCAGTTCGCTGCCGCCACCGAGCAGATGGAACAGGCCCTCTCGTACGTAACCGCACACGAGATCCGTGAACGGATCGGTCACGCCGTCGGCAAGGTCGTGGGTCCAGCGGGATCAGAAGCATCACCATGTTGCTTGTAGGCGTTCGGCAGGAGGCGAGCCCCCTCGGTTCGTCCGCGACTACCTGTCACTCCGATCGTGAGTAAGTACCAGGCTGAGGACCCTGGACGTCACCCGCCGCTGGTGTCCTCCCCCTGATCCTGATGGACCTGGCGGATCATGGACTACTCGCTGCGCTGCCAGGAAGGGCGCTGCTGGTGACCCTTCACTTCGGCGATCCGGAGGGCCGCCGTCACGAGGAACTGGCGGCAGAACTCAAACTCCTCTTGATCGGCAAACCGGCCGTGTTCCTCATCGCGCCGCGCGATGACTGCATCCCGGTCCTCGTCGTTAGGCCAGACGTCCGGCAGTAGCTCGCGGAAGCGCAGGTACTGGGGAAGTCGAGGCCCACCGACATGATGCGCATTGCTTCTTGGATCTCCACGACGGCTTCACTGACATCGCCGAGGCGAGCGCCGAGGCGGGGGGCCTGGTTGTTGCCCATCTTTCGGAAGGCGCTCTCCAGGCTCCCAGTAAAGAAAGCGTCGTGGCGCAAAGTCCTGCCGAATCCACGCATGGCCCGGCTGTTGCCGATCAGCAACGCGAACGCCCGCGCCACCAGGACCATGGCTAGGGCCCGTGATCCATCGGCAGCATGCTGGCTCGCCTGCTTCGCCTTGACACGCACTTCGTCCTGCGGGATTACGTCCGCCATATCGATGGAATCGAAGGACACCTGGCTGAAGACCCGCGGCACGTTCTCATCGAAGAATGCCGTGACGTCCACCCGAGCTTGGTCGAGGGCCTCAGGGGTCGGCATGTTCCCTGCATGCTTCAGTCCGTTGCGGTGGTCGTTGAGGCGCCGCATGCCGGCCGACTGGCTGAGGAGAACCCCATTGGGCGTCTTTTTCAAACGGTCCCAGTAGTCGAGGAAGTTGGTCTTCCTGTCCAACTGCGCTCCGA
Coding sequences:
- a CDS encoding HEXXH motif-containing putative peptide modification protein, with product MSALSPEALVALGGIADHQRLRTSRITSVLANCLGSSALDYAVAHHLLEGAEHAARARDANRLAWYRCTTVGDLTHLSAGPHIVLNPRTADLLRSEISETAYYLVGPDTSPAPPEALGLVRAAIASATEHGFGILLTQQAAVICLLNRRRLDETLHSWALTRLPGTVFTDYTAHPEVLARDLIHEAAHNWLNDALAAHDVRLPTDVTFFSPWRGTDRPVFGFLHACWAFALTVLYAREARRSATGAVARFLDTHLRHQAVQFAAATEQMEQALSYVTAHEIRERIGHAVGKVVGPAGSEASPCCL